One window from the genome of Salvelinus fontinalis isolate EN_2023a chromosome 3, ASM2944872v1, whole genome shotgun sequence encodes:
- the LOC129839038 gene encoding gig2-like protein DreN, translating to MPAKLVQFSGWEAVVEKQIVLKPGQAPRGRQGYTMYHGTHRDSARAIITGGFRPSAGGTLGPGVYCSRDIAKAQGYPSGCPPGQHVVLQLKVRVGRVKKMDGQNLAMWHSWQQSGYDTAWLPSTVIGHEEDCVKDPKRVAVEGIAHCGDPATKKALEKLISQQRQGAESSGQGNEQGVVGRCKGCKMQTPIGHSLEVCWGCDATVCPFMNKHVCKRSS from the coding sequence ATGCCAGCGAAGTTGGTGCAGTTCAGCGGTTGGGAGGCTGTGGTTGAGAAGCAGATTGTCCTGAAACCTGGTCAGGCACCACGGGGCAGACAAGGCTACACCATGTACCATGGCACCCACCGTGACAGCGCTCGAGCCATCATCACAGGGGGTTTCCGGCCCTCTGCGGGGGGCACGTTGGGCCCGGGGGTCTATTGCAGCCGGGACATAGCCAAGGCGCAGGGCTACCCTAGTGGGTGCCCCCCTGGGCAACACGTGGTACTGCAGCTGAAAGTCCGGGTGGGTCGCGTGAAGAAGATGGATGGACAGAATTTAGCAATGTGGCACTCGTGGCAACAGAGCGGCTATGATACTGCCTGGCTGCCCTCCACCGTCATTGGGCATGAGGAGGACTGCGTTAAAGACCCCAAGCGGGTGGCGGTGGAAGGCATTGCACACTGTGGCGACCCGGCCACGAAGAAAGCCCTCGAGAAGCTCATCAGTCAGCAGAGACAGGGGGCAGAGTCAAGTGGACAGGGAAACGAGCAGGGGGTTGTGGGCAGGTGTAAGGGGTGCAAGATGCAGACACCGATTGGCCACtctctggaggtgtgttgggggtgTGACGCCACTGTATGCCCTTTTATGAACAAACATGTCTGCAAAAGGAGCAGTTGA